From the Nitrospira sp. CR1.1 genome, one window contains:
- a CDS encoding response regulator has product MSGTKSKTFTILLVEDNAGDVDLFLRTVEHELPRHEDDEVTLVLNATAEGALERVRQEPIDLIIADVRLPGMSGIELLRQVQDLNRRIPVIILSRVDATETVIDAMRHGAFDYIVEPYDTMDLAARIHRAMRMSEILLQDTPDEPAAPRIPFKNLVGVSPAIRNVMAMIEAIARVPSTTLIIGETGTGKELIAKAIHERSLDSDGPFQVVDCTTFSEGTVESELFGHVRGAFTGAVADRTGLIESGSHGTVFLDEIGDLPANLQAKLLRVLEAGEVRAVGSTQQRKVNVRFVAATNQDLAEKVKRNEFRKDLFFRLNVMVIRVPPLRERTEDIPVLARHFIARYAKEFTKRVDDLHPSAVTELVAYPWPGNVRELRNVMERAVMLAKGDRIGIADVAGMLAVPDERQHETSDEDYLHLPYAKAKEQVLEAFNRRYISTKLSIHQGNVTHAAQDAGLPRSYFHEIMRRYTKDEK; this is encoded by the coding sequence ATGTCAGGCACTAAGTCAAAAACCTTCACGATCCTGCTTGTGGAAGATAACGCGGGAGACGTAGATCTGTTCTTACGCACGGTGGAGCACGAGCTGCCGCGTCATGAAGACGATGAGGTGACGCTCGTACTCAACGCCACGGCCGAGGGCGCACTCGAACGTGTACGGCAAGAGCCGATCGATCTCATTATCGCCGATGTACGGTTGCCGGGCATGAGCGGTATCGAACTGCTTCGGCAAGTCCAGGATTTGAATCGGCGTATCCCGGTCATCATTCTCAGCCGGGTCGACGCCACGGAAACTGTCATTGATGCGATGCGTCACGGCGCGTTCGACTATATCGTGGAACCATACGACACCATGGATCTGGCGGCCCGCATTCATCGGGCCATGCGCATGTCGGAGATTCTTCTGCAGGACACGCCCGATGAGCCCGCCGCACCTCGCATTCCGTTCAAAAACCTCGTCGGCGTGAGTCCCGCGATCCGAAACGTGATGGCTATGATTGAAGCCATCGCGCGGGTCCCCTCCACCACACTGATCATCGGAGAAACCGGCACGGGCAAGGAACTGATTGCGAAAGCCATTCATGAGCGAAGTCTAGATAGCGACGGCCCGTTTCAGGTTGTCGATTGCACAACCTTTTCGGAAGGCACAGTGGAGAGCGAACTCTTCGGGCACGTCCGGGGCGCATTCACCGGCGCCGTCGCCGACCGAACCGGCTTGATCGAATCAGGAAGTCACGGCACCGTATTTCTGGATGAAATCGGCGATCTCCCTGCCAATCTCCAAGCGAAGCTGTTACGAGTGCTGGAAGCCGGTGAAGTCCGGGCGGTCGGCAGCACCCAGCAACGGAAGGTCAATGTCCGGTTTGTGGCCGCAACAAACCAGGACCTTGCCGAGAAGGTGAAGCGGAACGAGTTCCGGAAGGATCTTTTTTTTCGTCTCAACGTCATGGTCATCCGTGTGCCGCCTCTGCGGGAGCGGACGGAGGACATTCCCGTTCTTGCGCGGCACTTTATCGCCCGGTATGCCAAGGAGTTTACAAAACGGGTGGACGATCTCCATCCCTCGGCCGTGACAGAATTGGTTGCCTATCCGTGGCCGGGAAATGTGCGAGAGCTTCGGAATGTGATGGAGCGCGCGGTCATGCTCGCCAAAGGCGATCGCATCGGCATTGCGGATGTGGCTGGTATGCTGGCGGTTCCCGACGAACGACAACATGAAACCTCTGACGAAGATTATCTGCATCTGCCCTACGCCAAAGCCAAAGAACAGGTTCTGGAAGCTTTCAACCGACGATATATCTCCACCAAACTGAGTATCCATCAGGGCAATGTGACGCATGCCGCCCAAGACGCCGGACTGCCCCGCTCCTACTTCCATGAGATTATGCGCCGTTACACCAAAGACGAAAAATAA
- the sugE gene encoding quaternary ammonium compound efflux SMR transporter SugE has translation MAWTFLIVAGLFEICWAIGLKYTDGFSRFWPTTGTLIAMAASFGFLAQALKSIPVGTGYAVWTGIGAAGTAVLGIVLFAESVSIVKVFSLLCIVLGIIGLKGSA, from the coding sequence ATGGCGTGGACATTTCTGATCGTGGCCGGACTGTTTGAAATCTGCTGGGCCATCGGCCTCAAATATACAGATGGGTTTTCGAGATTCTGGCCGACGACGGGGACGTTAATCGCTATGGCCGCTAGTTTCGGCTTCCTGGCTCAGGCCTTAAAAAGTATTCCAGTTGGAACGGGGTACGCGGTCTGGACCGGCATCGGAGCGGCCGGTACCGCCGTGTTAGGGATTGTGCTCTTCGCGGAGTCCGTCTCGATCGTCAAAGTGTTTTCTCTCCTCTGTATCGTACTCGGGATCATCGGGCTCAAAGGCAGCGCCTGA
- a CDS encoding CusA/CzcA family heavy metal efflux RND transporter, whose amino-acid sequence MVASLLQLALRQRVLVVVVAIALALGGLYAFETIPIDAFPDVTTVLVQVVTKAPGLSPEEIERFVTFPLELQLTGAPGLVEVRSLSKVGLSMIDVIFEDSVDIYLARQVVLERVLEVQDQLPPGSLSQLVPNTTGLGEVFQYVLKGPQDDTTGVQIPESELMYRRTLQDWLIRPLLKGLPDVVDVNSLGGFVKQYQVMVDPGLLRKYNLALHDVFTAVEQNNANAGGNILEKNSERYIVRGVGLIKTVADVEQIVVKEVGGTPVYIRDVAEVRIGSAIRHGAAVINGQQETVTGIVLMLRGGNAREVVQAVKTKIDEIHAHKLLPDGLRIVPFYDRIELITAALGTVYKALLEGMLLVVVVLFLFLGNVRSALIVTATLLLTPLATFIVMDRVGLTANLMSLGGLVIAIGMMVDGSVVVVENIYRHLSEHRNSQGGTVTTILRAAMEVGQPVVFGILIIIIVFFPILSLQGMEGKMFQPLAYTIIIALLISLLLSLTLSPVLCSLVLKDAREEDTLLLRWIKRAYMPALGWALGHRMLVLGSALVLLAASLALFPFLGGEFIPILNEGSVSPQTIRLPGISLEKSIEIEKEMQRAILEFPEARMVVSKIGRTELGNDPQEPNSSDPVVSLVPMDEWKTATTKAELDDAIRRRLQRIPGANFLISQPIQQRVDELVSGVRSEATVKVLGEDLDVLRGTADKIQAIMSGIEGVKDVRVEQLFGQPYLTIDIDRGQIARHGINVAHVREIITTAIGADPATRVYEGQRRFDLILRYPEQYRDSVDTIGNILLTTPTGALIPLGNIAKVELREGPALISREGLQRRIYVGFNTFGRDIESIVHEAQTKIARQVPLPTGYRLQWGGSFENMQRAMARLKIVVPLTIGVIFLILFSSFNSLRHAALIILNLPFALIGGIAALWLTGEYLSVPASVGFINLFGVAVLNGIVLVSYINKLRAEGMDGEKAVVTGCSLRLRPVLMTAVVALLGLLPLALSHGIGSEVQRPLAIVVIGGLVSSTLLTLIVLPVLYQWFDRPDTPAPIAERH is encoded by the coding sequence ATGGTAGCGTCTCTGCTGCAGCTGGCTCTCCGCCAACGTGTCCTGGTCGTCGTCGTCGCCATCGCGCTCGCCCTGGGCGGACTCTATGCTTTCGAGACGATCCCGATCGATGCCTTTCCCGACGTCACGACGGTTCTGGTTCAGGTCGTCACCAAAGCGCCGGGACTCTCCCCGGAAGAGATCGAACGTTTCGTCACCTTTCCCCTTGAACTCCAGCTCACCGGCGCCCCCGGCCTTGTCGAGGTGCGCTCGCTCTCCAAGGTCGGCCTCTCGATGATCGACGTCATCTTCGAAGACTCCGTCGATATTTATTTGGCGCGACAGGTCGTGCTGGAGCGTGTGCTGGAAGTACAAGACCAACTCCCCCCCGGTTCCCTGTCTCAATTGGTCCCCAACACCACCGGTCTCGGCGAAGTATTCCAGTATGTTCTCAAGGGCCCCCAGGACGACACGACCGGCGTGCAGATTCCGGAATCCGAGCTGATGTATCGGCGCACGCTTCAGGACTGGCTGATCCGTCCGCTGCTCAAGGGACTCCCGGATGTCGTGGACGTGAACTCGTTGGGAGGCTTCGTCAAACAGTACCAGGTCATGGTGGATCCCGGCCTTCTGCGGAAATACAACCTGGCGTTGCACGATGTCTTCACGGCAGTCGAACAGAACAATGCCAATGCGGGCGGAAACATTCTGGAGAAAAATTCCGAGCGCTATATCGTTCGAGGCGTCGGGCTCATCAAGACCGTGGCGGATGTCGAGCAGATCGTCGTGAAAGAAGTCGGCGGCACGCCGGTCTATATCCGCGACGTCGCCGAAGTGCGCATCGGCAGCGCGATTCGCCATGGCGCGGCAGTGATCAACGGCCAACAGGAAACCGTGACCGGAATCGTGCTCATGCTCCGCGGGGGGAACGCGCGGGAGGTGGTTCAAGCCGTCAAAACGAAAATTGACGAGATCCACGCGCACAAATTGCTCCCCGACGGACTCCGCATCGTGCCGTTTTACGACCGGATTGAGTTGATCACCGCCGCACTCGGCACCGTATATAAGGCGTTGCTGGAAGGCATGCTCCTCGTCGTCGTCGTCCTGTTTCTTTTCCTCGGCAATGTCCGGAGCGCCCTCATCGTCACGGCGACTCTGCTGTTGACCCCGCTCGCAACCTTCATCGTCATGGACCGCGTGGGGCTGACCGCCAATCTCATGTCGCTGGGAGGATTGGTCATCGCCATCGGCATGATGGTCGACGGCTCCGTGGTCGTGGTCGAAAACATTTACCGGCATTTATCGGAACACCGGAACTCGCAGGGAGGAACCGTGACGACGATCCTGCGGGCTGCGATGGAAGTGGGACAGCCGGTCGTCTTCGGTATCCTGATCATCATCATTGTCTTCTTCCCCATCCTCTCGCTCCAGGGCATGGAGGGGAAGATGTTTCAGCCATTGGCCTATACGATCATCATCGCGCTCCTGATTTCCCTGCTCCTCTCCCTCACTCTGTCGCCGGTGCTCTGTTCCCTGGTGCTCAAGGATGCCCGGGAGGAAGATACGCTGCTGTTGCGTTGGATCAAGCGCGCGTACATGCCGGCTCTCGGCTGGGCGCTTGGTCATCGCATGTTGGTCCTTGGGTCGGCATTGGTGCTGTTAGCCGCCAGTCTGGCGCTGTTTCCCTTTCTCGGCGGTGAGTTCATTCCGATCCTCAACGAAGGCTCGGTCTCACCGCAGACGATCCGTCTGCCCGGTATCTCGCTGGAAAAATCCATCGAGATCGAGAAGGAGATGCAGCGGGCGATCCTGGAGTTCCCGGAAGCCCGGATGGTGGTTTCCAAAATCGGGCGCACCGAACTGGGTAACGACCCCCAAGAACCCAATTCCAGCGATCCGGTCGTGTCGCTCGTTCCTATGGATGAATGGAAAACCGCCACCACCAAAGCCGAATTGGATGACGCTATCCGGCGCCGGCTCCAACGTATTCCTGGGGCGAATTTCCTGATCAGTCAGCCGATTCAGCAACGGGTCGACGAGCTGGTCTCCGGAGTCCGGTCTGAAGCGACCGTGAAGGTCCTTGGCGAGGACCTGGACGTCTTGCGCGGCACGGCCGATAAAATCCAGGCCATCATGAGCGGCATCGAGGGCGTGAAGGACGTGCGGGTGGAACAGTTGTTCGGACAGCCCTATCTGACGATCGACATCGACCGCGGCCAAATTGCCCGGCACGGCATCAACGTCGCGCACGTGCGCGAAATCATTACGACGGCGATCGGCGCGGACCCGGCGACGCGCGTCTATGAAGGCCAACGCCGCTTTGACCTGATCCTGCGCTACCCCGAACAATACCGCGACAGCGTGGACACAATCGGAAACATTCTCCTGACCACCCCAACCGGGGCGCTGATTCCACTGGGCAATATCGCCAAGGTGGAGTTGCGCGAAGGGCCGGCGCTGATCAGCCGGGAAGGCCTGCAACGTAGAATTTACGTCGGCTTCAACACATTCGGGCGCGACATTGAAAGTATCGTGCACGAGGCCCAGACGAAGATCGCGCGACAGGTGCCGCTGCCTACCGGCTATCGACTGCAGTGGGGTGGTTCCTTCGAAAACATGCAACGAGCCATGGCTCGATTGAAGATCGTGGTGCCGCTCACGATCGGCGTGATCTTCCTGATTCTGTTTTCCTCGTTCAACTCCCTGCGCCATGCGGCCTTGATCATCCTGAACCTTCCGTTCGCCCTCATCGGCGGCATCGCGGCCCTGTGGCTGACCGGCGAATACCTCAGCGTGCCGGCCTCCGTCGGGTTCATCAATCTATTCGGTGTGGCCGTGTTGAACGGCATCGTCCTCGTTTCCTATATCAACAAGCTCCGTGCCGAAGGCATGGACGGAGAGAAAGCCGTCGTCACCGGCTGCTCCCTGCGCTTGCGTCCGGTTTTGATGACGGCCGTGGTGGCATTGCTGGGGTTACTCCCGCTCGCACTGTCCCACGGGATCGGGTCGGAAGTGCAACGCCCCTTGGCCATCGTCGTGATCGGAGGGCTCGTCAGTTCCACGCTGCTGACGTTGATCGTCCTGCCTGTGCTCTATCAATGGTTCGACCGGCCGGACACACCGGCCCCGATTGCGGAGCGGCATTAA
- a CDS encoding efflux RND transporter periplasmic adaptor subunit, whose product MAAVGPDRHTRISLLQPTRRRTLAGALLLMMLHAVSGCDGPPPNATGANPPVAPAESGLIRLTADKVKSAGITVQPLTRGEFRTFRDFPGTVEPNEHALAEITTLVRGRVIDVYADLGREVKGGTLLALLYSSELGMAQSAYLKATAKLNVADRAFRRAELLLKEKVIGLAESQRREGEMISLRAEQRETRDRLLLLGLTEEDLRHLDRNHTIRSHVPVVAPFDGRIIARNLTKGEVVETTEKLFVVADLSEVWVTAKVPEKDIPYIRTDQTGTGQLVEVHVSAYPDQTFQGSITYVGDVLDPATRTMRLRLELPNPQRKLKPEMYATVRVYSDPEPNMLLIPESAIQRDRDRPFVFVQREPGVFEIRPVQLGDSNGKEIKVLGGVEDQEAVVVTGSYVLKSELLGSQI is encoded by the coding sequence ATGGCCGCGGTTGGTCCTGATCGCCACACTCGCATTTCGTTGCTTCAACCCACACGGAGAAGGACCCTCGCGGGCGCGCTCCTCCTCATGATGCTGCACGCCGTGTCAGGATGCGATGGCCCACCCCCGAACGCCACGGGCGCAAATCCGCCTGTCGCCCCCGCCGAAAGCGGTCTGATTCGCTTGACGGCCGACAAAGTGAAATCAGCGGGCATCACCGTGCAACCGCTCACGCGCGGAGAGTTCCGGACCTTTCGGGATTTTCCCGGGACGGTGGAACCTAACGAACATGCGCTCGCCGAAATTACGACTCTCGTTCGCGGCCGCGTCATTGATGTGTATGCGGATCTTGGCCGGGAAGTGAAAGGCGGCACCCTTTTGGCGCTCCTTTACAGCAGCGAGCTGGGCATGGCGCAGTCCGCCTACCTCAAGGCGACGGCCAAATTGAATGTCGCCGATCGGGCCTTTCGTCGGGCGGAACTGCTCTTGAAGGAAAAGGTCATCGGTCTGGCGGAATCCCAGCGGCGTGAAGGAGAAATGATCAGTCTCCGAGCCGAACAACGGGAAACACGCGATCGGTTGCTTCTCCTCGGCCTGACCGAGGAAGACTTGCGACATTTGGATCGGAATCACACCATCCGCTCCCATGTTCCGGTGGTGGCCCCTTTCGACGGCCGTATCATCGCGAGGAATCTGACCAAGGGAGAAGTCGTGGAAACGACGGAAAAACTCTTTGTCGTCGCCGACCTCTCTGAAGTGTGGGTGACCGCGAAAGTTCCTGAAAAGGACATTCCGTACATCCGGACCGACCAGACCGGTACGGGCCAACTGGTCGAAGTGCATGTCTCGGCCTACCCCGACCAGACATTCCAGGGAAGTATCACCTATGTCGGCGATGTGCTTGATCCCGCCACCCGCACGATGCGGCTCCGCCTTGAACTGCCGAACCCGCAGCGGAAACTGAAGCCCGAAATGTACGCCACGGTCCGTGTTTATTCCGATCCGGAACCGAACATGTTGCTCATCCCGGAATCGGCTATCCAGCGCGACCGGGATCGCCCGTTCGTTTTCGTTCAGCGCGAGCCGGGGGTTTTCGAAATACGGCCCGTTCAGCTCGGCGATTCGAATGGGAAAGAAATCAAGGTGCTCGGCGGCGTCGAAGACCAGGAGGCGGTCGTCGTGACAGGATCCTACGTGCTCAAATCCGAGTTATTGGGATCGCAGATCTGA
- a CDS encoding response regulator — translation MTTPPRVLLADDHTLVLEGFRRIVEQRCEVVGAVEDGRALLEAAVQLRPDLILLDISMPLLNGVDAGRQLKKLLPDVRLIFVTMHADPAYVSEAFKAGASAYLLKRSAARELDQAIDAVLKGQYFVTSLLTRDIMSGLSGGQSGLFAQRQELTPRQREVLQLIAEGRTIKEIAALLNISPKTVEFHKAQIIFHLNLRTTAELTKYALAHGLTSA, via the coding sequence ATGACTACGCCACCTCGAGTACTACTGGCCGACGACCATACCCTGGTGCTGGAAGGATTCCGGAGAATCGTTGAACAACGCTGCGAAGTCGTGGGAGCCGTCGAAGACGGCCGAGCGCTGCTTGAAGCCGCTGTGCAGCTGCGTCCCGACCTCATTCTGCTCGACATTTCCATGCCGTTGTTGAACGGGGTCGATGCGGGCCGCCAACTCAAAAAATTACTCCCCGACGTGCGGCTGATCTTCGTGACGATGCATGCCGATCCAGCGTATGTGAGCGAAGCATTCAAAGCCGGCGCCTCCGCGTATCTCCTGAAACGATCCGCCGCCAGAGAGCTGGACCAGGCCATCGATGCGGTCTTGAAGGGACAGTATTTTGTGACCTCGCTCCTGACGCGAGATATTATGAGCGGTCTGTCTGGGGGGCAATCCGGCCTCTTCGCGCAACGGCAGGAATTGACACCGCGCCAACGCGAAGTGTTGCAGCTCATTGCCGAAGGACGGACCATTAAAGAAATCGCTGCGCTCTTAAATATCTCCCCGAAAACCGTGGAGTTTCACAAGGCGCAGATCATCTTTCACCTCAATCTCAGGACCACAGCTGAGTTGACGAAATACGCGCTCGCCCACGGCCTGACATCCGCCTAG
- a CDS encoding response regulator, whose translation MQATIYVTDDEPAIRSAIVKRLSRRHHTVTGFESGEDLVSAVTQQAPDLILLDLKMPGMGGIDALRKIRPLAPQTLVIMLTAYGTVENAVEAMRLGAYDFLIKSVDLSGVDPVVDRALEFLALRHRVEFALEDQNSAYVLSNIDARSPAMQLLLGQVRDVAENAKSTVLLQGETGSGKEFLARVIHCNGPRAAGPFVAVNCTAIPKELFESELFGYERGAFTGAHQRKRGLLEKAEGGTLFLDEIGDLDPAMQAKLLRVLQERTFRRLGGTEDLSVDFRLMTATNRDLKKDTARGTFREDLFFRLNVVTFELPPLRVRAEDILPLCMQAILRFGKEFGKDVVDIDPDAKELLQRYSYPGNIRELHNIIERAMILCHDKTLTAGSLPRELRDQASTHVAVAMAQGEHPSLRIEMVLGQQTLADIESALIEEVVRLSDHNKTLAAKHLGLTRFALDRRLKKQMEHE comes from the coding sequence ATGCAGGCCACGATTTACGTTACGGATGACGAACCGGCGATTCGCTCCGCCATCGTCAAACGCCTTTCTCGCCGACACCACACCGTGACCGGATTTGAATCCGGGGAAGACCTGGTCAGTGCCGTCACCCAGCAGGCTCCCGACCTGATTCTGCTGGACCTCAAAATGCCCGGCATGGGCGGCATCGACGCGCTCCGGAAAATCCGTCCGCTCGCTCCGCAGACCCTCGTCATTATGTTGACTGCCTACGGGACGGTGGAAAATGCGGTGGAAGCCATGCGGTTGGGCGCCTACGATTTTCTCATCAAGTCTGTCGATCTCTCAGGCGTCGATCCCGTTGTCGATCGCGCCCTGGAATTCCTCGCCTTGCGCCACCGGGTCGAATTTGCGCTCGAAGACCAGAACAGCGCCTACGTCTTGTCCAATATCGATGCGCGTAGTCCAGCCATGCAACTGCTCCTCGGCCAGGTTCGAGATGTAGCGGAAAACGCCAAATCAACGGTCTTGCTCCAAGGGGAAACGGGCAGCGGGAAGGAATTTCTCGCGCGGGTCATCCACTGTAACGGACCGCGCGCGGCCGGCCCGTTTGTGGCCGTCAACTGCACCGCCATTCCCAAGGAGCTGTTTGAAAGCGAGCTGTTCGGTTATGAGCGAGGCGCCTTTACCGGGGCCCACCAGCGAAAACGCGGCCTGCTGGAAAAGGCCGAAGGCGGCACGTTGTTTCTGGACGAAATCGGCGATCTAGATCCGGCCATGCAGGCCAAACTGCTGCGCGTGTTGCAAGAACGGACGTTCCGGCGCTTAGGCGGCACGGAGGATCTGTCGGTCGATTTTCGCCTCATGACCGCGACCAATCGCGACCTCAAGAAAGACACGGCCCGCGGCACCTTCCGTGAGGACCTGTTCTTCCGCCTGAACGTCGTCACCTTTGAGCTCCCGCCGCTGCGGGTGCGCGCGGAAGACATTCTTCCGCTCTGCATGCAAGCGATATTGCGCTTCGGGAAGGAATTCGGGAAAGACGTCGTCGACATCGACCCCGACGCCAAAGAACTGCTGCAGCGGTACAGCTACCCCGGCAACATTCGTGAACTGCACAATATCATCGAACGGGCCATGATTCTCTGTCACGACAAAACCCTGACCGCCGGCTCTCTCCCGCGCGAGCTTCGCGACCAGGCGTCGACACATGTGGCGGTGGCCATGGCCCAAGGTGAACATCCCTCGCTTCGCATTGAGATGGTGCTGGGTCAGCAGACATTGGCGGATATCGAGTCGGCGCTGATCGAGGAAGTCGTGCGTCTGTCGGACCACAACAAAACGTTGGCCGCCAAGCATCTGGGATTGACCCGTTTCGCCCTGGACCGGCGGCTGAAAAAGCAGATGGAGCATGAGTAG
- a CDS encoding PAS domain-containing protein, translating to MSDLLSNLPIARKLFLASVIPALTVLLLSILTYRSVTTFSDDEGQLNDIYYSQRLASEYLRLIVDLETGFRGFVLTSQEHYLFPYRTAQDHVLNIGRTLEAQVSQQDDQRALIASVQELVRQFIKEKELLIDAVKAEHPNEAREYIEEGKGRALMLKIRQDMGRFEHLTQTALNTKLAKIGQDRDTMLMTILGGGLFALICMVAALHLIAHSITTPLARLATAVGTSDRNPIPQVPVMTRTDEIGNLSRVMHAMSSAIQSHIAALQQSEGNLRQLNQDLAGSEAKYRSIVDHAPFGIFTTRGMTLVFSNRYNSVLAGLDSTEEKDPDAVRRAIHPEDRDRIIAEFAQAVAAGQSYETVFRFLHADGTIRKVLSRRIPIRDQSGQVVMYQGFNVDITALDFMQTRLRRAERLATLGQVAAGIAHEIRNPLVGIGSTTSLLLDDTDAADPRRPDLAVILQETKRLDRIVNQIIDYARPREIVAFAFDMAQLVHEVIKVLDDPLTRKQAAISLLAPAAPYMIQADRDQFKQVLLNVLQNAIEATPQGETITVALVEQARGVEPGLEITVTDRGSGISPSHLPHVFEPFFTSGKPRGTGLGLAISRNILDAHGGDIALDSEVGHGTTVRIWTPVQQQPQRMQEEGDHAGHDLRYG from the coding sequence TTGAGTGATCTATTAAGCAACCTACCCATTGCCCGCAAGTTATTTCTTGCGTCGGTGATTCCCGCGCTCACCGTCCTGCTGCTCAGCATATTGACCTATCGCAGCGTCACCACGTTTTCCGACGACGAAGGCCAATTGAACGACATCTATTATTCCCAACGCCTGGCGTCAGAATACCTGCGCCTGATCGTCGATCTGGAAACGGGATTCCGGGGTTTTGTGCTGACGAGTCAGGAGCATTACCTGTTCCCCTATCGCACCGCGCAGGACCATGTCCTGAACATCGGCCGCACATTGGAAGCTCAGGTGTCGCAACAGGATGATCAACGCGCGCTCATTGCCTCCGTTCAGGAACTGGTCAGACAATTTATCAAGGAGAAGGAGCTGCTGATCGACGCCGTGAAGGCCGAGCATCCTAACGAGGCGCGAGAGTATATCGAGGAAGGCAAAGGGCGGGCGCTGATGTTGAAAATCCGGCAGGACATGGGCCGATTCGAACACCTGACGCAGACCGCCTTGAATACCAAACTGGCGAAGATCGGTCAGGATCGCGATACGATGCTGATGACCATCCTGGGCGGCGGGCTCTTTGCCTTGATCTGCATGGTGGCGGCCTTGCACCTCATCGCCCATTCCATCACCACACCGCTGGCCCGTCTGGCGACAGCGGTGGGAACGTCCGACCGGAATCCGATCCCGCAGGTTCCCGTCATGACGCGAACGGATGAAATCGGCAATCTGTCGCGTGTCATGCACGCCATGAGTTCGGCTATCCAGTCCCATATTGCCGCCTTGCAACAGTCGGAAGGCAACCTGCGCCAGCTCAACCAGGACTTGGCGGGTTCGGAAGCCAAGTATCGCAGCATCGTCGATCACGCGCCCTTCGGCATCTTCACCACCCGAGGGATGACGCTGGTCTTCAGCAATCGTTACAATAGCGTGCTCGCCGGACTCGATTCGACCGAAGAAAAAGATCCCGATGCCGTGCGGCGCGCCATTCATCCGGAGGATCGAGACCGGATCATTGCAGAATTCGCGCAAGCGGTGGCGGCTGGACAGTCGTACGAAACCGTCTTCCGGTTTCTCCATGCGGACGGCACGATCCGGAAAGTCTTGAGCCGGCGCATCCCGATTCGCGATCAATCGGGGCAGGTCGTTATGTATCAGGGATTCAACGTGGACATCACCGCACTCGACTTCATGCAAACCCGTTTGCGCCGCGCGGAGCGACTGGCAACCCTGGGACAGGTTGCAGCAGGCATTGCGCACGAGATCAGAAACCCGCTTGTTGGCATCGGTTCAACGACCTCTCTCTTGCTCGACGACACCGACGCCGCGGACCCGCGACGTCCCGATTTGGCAGTCATTCTACAGGAAACGAAACGTCTGGACCGGATCGTCAATCAGATCATCGACTATGCTCGTCCAAGGGAAATCGTGGCGTTCGCCTTCGACATGGCACAGCTAGTGCATGAAGTGATCAAGGTGTTAGATGACCCCCTGACGCGGAAACAGGCGGCCATTAGCCTTTTGGCTCCCGCCGCTCCGTATATGATCCAGGCCGACCGCGATCAATTTAAACAGGTGTTGCTCAATGTCCTGCAGAACGCGATCGAGGCCACTCCACAGGGCGAAACCATTACCGTGGCCCTGGTGGAACAGGCCCGCGGGGTGGAGCCGGGGCTTGAAATCACGGTGACGGATCGAGGCAGCGGGATCAGCCCAAGTCATCTGCCGCACGTATTCGAACCGTTTTTCACCAGCGGCAAACCGCGTGGCACCGGCTTGGGGTTGGCGATCTCCCGCAATATTCTCGACGCGCACGGAGGCGACATCGCGCTGGACAGTGAGGTGGGGCACGGCACCACCGTTCGCATATGGACGCCCGTGCAACAACAGCCGCAACGAATGCAGGAAGAAGGAGATCATGCAGGCCACGATTTACGTTACGGATGA